From Xylanibacter oryzae DSM 17970, a single genomic window includes:
- a CDS encoding glycosyltransferase family 2 protein — MELIDSIPFDEYSLEVIVVDNASSQDEASIIENKYPKVKVLRSKINLGFAGGNNLGIKAAKAKYIFFVNNDTYFKDFNINALILRLQSSTDIGVACPKIRFSDNGQHIQYAGYTKLSEITIRNKSIGYDEPDNGQYDIAHPTYYAHGAAMMVKREVIEHIGMMPEEFFLYYEEIDWSIRIRNAGYKIWYEPACTIFHKESKSTGRNSPTRAYYLTHNRFLLVKRNYKGINKFISYLYLIIASSTDSLLNLIRGHNDLSKSIMSGIITFLKIGS, encoded by the coding sequence ATGGAGCTAATTGATTCAATCCCTTTTGATGAATATTCATTAGAAGTGATTGTAGTGGATAATGCATCATCTCAAGACGAAGCCTCTATTATAGAAAACAAATATCCTAAAGTAAAAGTTCTTCGCAGTAAAATAAACCTTGGTTTTGCCGGTGGCAACAACCTTGGTATCAAAGCAGCAAAAGCTAAGTACATATTTTTTGTTAATAACGATACCTACTTCAAAGATTTCAATATAAATGCACTTATTCTAAGATTACAATCATCCACAGACATTGGTGTAGCTTGTCCTAAGATTCGCTTCTCTGATAATGGGCAGCACATACAATACGCAGGGTATACCAAATTATCCGAAATAACAATACGCAACAAGTCTATAGGATATGATGAACCTGATAATGGTCAGTACGATATTGCCCACCCTACTTATTATGCTCACGGAGCAGCTATGATGGTAAAACGTGAAGTGATTGAACATATAGGTATGATGCCTGAAGAATTTTTCCTGTATTACGAAGAAATAGACTGGTCTATCAGAATTAGGAATGCTGGATACAAAATTTGGTACGAACCTGCATGTACAATATTCCATAAAGAAAGTAAATCCACAGGCCGTAACAGTCCTACACGTGCATACTATCTTACACACAACAGATTCTTACTGGTAAAACGCAACTATAAAGGAATTAATAAATTCATATCATATTTATATCTCATTATAGCATCTTCGACAGATAGTCTTCTTAATTTAATTAGAGGTCATAATGACCTTTCCAAATCCATTATGAGCGGAATAATAACATTTCTAAAAATAGGATCATGA
- a CDS encoding O-antigen ligase family protein, which translates to MNKVNIVVQYIKDNGGRAAVLFLLFLIALYELYSGGLNSFAIICTLPLIPIFVYVGIKNKMTIFWTLFVFNYFVMYLNKIGYMPIPSSIPNEIFEILLIVIALIDAKDLHISNLNNVMLLALIVWGGFCCIEIFNDTCGLGINIGAWYTGARLMAFQLLYAFIICSLYISTPEKIIKFLRVFAILSIFAAFWAWKQKTFGFTTAEKAWLWGYAARTHVVNGIIRYFSVFSDAANFGCNMASSAVAFYIVGITSRIKKDKIFFIIAGAACTWAMFASGTRTAIFCMIIGFLVFIFLSKSVKIALPVTIVFGVFLFILAFTTIGGSNSMIRRMRSAFNRDDASKSVRDINKESMAKYVKDAPWGMGIGIFTENVPPFNKYKILSQTPPDSEYVFIWVHTGQIGITVFVITTILMFMGGCWTVFFRINNSSLRGIGAAFCCAFAAIHIGGYGNQILMQFPNVLIFYGGLSIVYILPSIEKDYQIFEDKRLKVQTEIKEEKARKKRESRV; encoded by the coding sequence ATGAATAAGGTCAATATAGTCGTGCAATACATAAAAGATAACGGAGGAAGAGCTGCAGTGCTCTTTCTCCTTTTCTTGATTGCACTGTACGAGCTATATTCAGGCGGGCTAAATTCATTTGCAATCATATGCACTCTCCCACTTATACCTATATTTGTATATGTCGGTATCAAAAATAAGATGACTATCTTCTGGACACTGTTTGTATTCAACTATTTTGTAATGTATCTTAATAAGATTGGGTATATGCCAATCCCTTCATCAATACCAAACGAAATTTTCGAGATACTTCTTATAGTGATTGCGTTAATTGATGCCAAAGACTTGCACATAAGCAACTTGAATAATGTTATGCTGCTTGCACTAATAGTATGGGGTGGCTTCTGCTGCATTGAGATATTTAACGACACATGTGGATTAGGTATTAATATTGGTGCATGGTATACAGGCGCAAGACTTATGGCATTCCAACTGCTTTATGCCTTTATAATATGTTCTCTGTATATATCCACACCCGAAAAAATCATAAAGTTTTTGCGTGTGTTCGCTATACTTTCAATATTTGCGGCATTTTGGGCCTGGAAACAAAAGACGTTTGGATTTACTACAGCTGAAAAGGCATGGCTTTGGGGATATGCAGCACGTACTCATGTCGTAAACGGTATTATAAGATATTTCTCAGTATTTAGTGACGCTGCCAATTTTGGTTGCAACATGGCATCATCTGCAGTAGCATTTTATATAGTAGGTATAACATCCCGTATAAAAAAAGACAAGATATTCTTTATTATAGCAGGAGCAGCATGCACATGGGCGATGTTCGCTTCAGGAACCCGTACAGCTATATTCTGTATGATAATAGGATTCCTTGTATTTATCTTTCTGTCAAAGTCAGTAAAAATTGCGTTACCTGTAACCATAGTATTCGGAGTCTTTTTATTCATATTAGCATTTACTACAATAGGAGGCAGTAACAGCATGATACGAAGGATGAGGTCCGCCTTCAACAGAGATGATGCGTCAAAAAGCGTCAGAGACATAAATAAAGAGTCAATGGCAAAATACGTTAAAGACGCACCTTGGGGAATGGGCATTGGTATCTTTACCGAGAACGTGCCACCATTCAATAAATATAAGATATTATCTCAGACTCCACCAGATTCCGAATACGTGTTTATCTGGGTGCATACAGGTCAGATAGGAATAACCGTTTTTGTAATAACGACTATACTCATGTTTATGGGAGGTTGTTGGACTGTCTTTTTCAGAATAAATAATTCCTCATTACGTGGAATAGGTGCTGCTTTCTGCTGTGCATTTGCAGCAATACATATAGGTGGATATGGCAACCAGATACTTATGCAGTTTCCTAATGTGCTTATCTTTTATGGAGGTCTTAGCATCGTATACATACTACCGTCAATTGAGAAAGATTATCAGATATTTGAAGATAAAAGATTAAAGGTTCAAACTGAAATAAAAGAAGAAAAGGCAAGAAAGAAACGTGAATCAAGAGTATGA
- a CDS encoding TolC family protein produces MKKKLIITLLITCISSNIIAQSYNDSGISAGFFDSSNGNGNINFSNFHLPPLSVLFENAKQNPQILSLAKAEEIARAEVSKQKKHIFSYINGHASYSYGMTDMWGNNSTTYNPIVYQYQGSRQSYWNLGASLNIPVDDILDLGQSVRRKRLAAEQAEYQKDIIFDNLKLQIATLYVKITNDLVTLKSASESAATYQGAGALNKEDFHNGNMDISAFAQTKEREASAVAQYQNMQTQITTDIITLEILTHTPILTNSTTDVTIDSFKDRDTKSIQQKQVKTEKRELNQRIREDKKAEKAIDEKEKKATEKALKDNKKNN; encoded by the coding sequence ATGAAAAAGAAACTAATAATCACCTTACTTATAACCTGCATTTCATCTAATATAATAGCCCAGTCATACAACGATAGTGGCATAAGTGCAGGCTTTTTTGATTCAAGCAATGGCAACGGGAATATTAATTTTTCCAATTTTCACCTTCCACCATTGTCTGTTTTATTCGAAAATGCAAAACAGAATCCACAGATACTATCTTTGGCTAAAGCAGAAGAGATAGCAAGGGCCGAAGTGTCAAAACAAAAGAAGCATATATTTTCATACATTAACGGGCATGCAAGTTACAGCTATGGAATGACTGACATGTGGGGAAACAATTCAACTACATACAATCCAATTGTATATCAATATCAAGGTAGCCGACAGAGTTATTGGAATTTAGGAGCCAGCCTCAATATTCCGGTAGATGATATCCTTGATCTTGGCCAGTCTGTAAGACGTAAAAGATTAGCAGCCGAACAAGCTGAATATCAGAAAGATATAATATTCGATAATCTTAAGTTGCAAATAGCAACATTATACGTTAAAATAACGAATGACCTTGTTACATTAAAATCTGCGAGCGAGAGTGCTGCTACATACCAAGGAGCAGGAGCTTTAAACAAAGAAGATTTTCATAATGGTAACATGGATATATCAGCATTTGCTCAAACCAAAGAAAGAGAAGCCAGCGCAGTAGCACAATACCAGAATATGCAGACTCAGATTACAACAGATATCATAACACTTGAAATTCTCACCCATACACCTATTCTGACTAATTCAACAACAGATGTTACTATTGATAGTTTCAAAGATAGAGATACCAAAAGTATCCAGCAAAAACAAGTAAAAACAGAAAAGAGAGAACTTAATCAACGCATAAGAGAAGACAAAAAAGCAGAAAAGGCCATAGACGAAAAAGAGAAAAAGGCTACAGAAAAAGCTTTAAAGGACAATAAGAAAAACAATTAA
- a CDS encoding sugar transferase, protein MIGIVYLGKNLKTQERLKYIPGHTVKFTSTYKDAAEVCTTNLTDEHFIVFYERSVRNEDLTAITYLHKKFENLYIILITGPLSSQDRLIYQNCGINDTLDVDATITEFNKKICFIADREEILFKKQTLKNRILRFHIPIWKRSFDIAFSLLAIIILSPVFIFTIIAIKLESRGPILFKSKRVGSNYKVFDFLKFRSMYLDSDKHLKELKDENQYISSETSPQKAGAPLGEEAEKAQIESGIPTDLMISDDEVMLVGDDFVISENDFNKQKSNDINNAFVKIENDPRVTKVGRFIRKFSIDELPQLFNILRGDMSIVGNRPLPLYEAEKLTADEYIDRFIAPAGLTGLWQVERRGNGGKMSAEERKQLDIKYGRTYSFSLDLKIIFKTLTAFIQKDDV, encoded by the coding sequence ATGATTGGAATAGTCTATTTAGGGAAGAATCTTAAGACACAGGAACGTCTAAAGTATATTCCTGGGCACACAGTCAAATTTACATCTACATACAAGGATGCTGCTGAAGTGTGCACTACCAATCTTACAGACGAGCATTTTATTGTTTTTTATGAGCGTAGCGTACGCAATGAAGACCTTACAGCAATTACTTATTTACACAAGAAGTTTGAGAATTTATATATAATTCTTATTACAGGTCCACTAAGTAGTCAAGACAGACTTATTTATCAGAATTGCGGTATCAACGACACCCTTGATGTAGATGCCACAATTACAGAATTCAACAAGAAGATATGTTTCATCGCTGACCGGGAAGAAATTTTATTTAAGAAACAAACTCTGAAGAACCGTATTTTACGTTTTCATATTCCCATTTGGAAACGTTCTTTTGACATTGCATTCTCTTTATTGGCAATAATAATTTTGTCTCCGGTATTTATTTTTACCATCATAGCTATCAAACTAGAGAGTCGCGGTCCAATACTTTTCAAGTCGAAGAGAGTCGGTTCCAACTATAAAGTTTTCGATTTTCTTAAATTCCGTAGCATGTATCTAGATTCAGACAAACATCTTAAAGAACTTAAGGACGAGAATCAATACATTTCTTCTGAAACTTCACCACAAAAGGCAGGTGCACCATTAGGAGAAGAAGCGGAAAAAGCACAGATTGAAAGTGGCATTCCAACAGACCTTATGATAAGTGATGACGAAGTAATGCTCGTTGGCGACGACTTTGTAATATCAGAGAACGATTTCAATAAGCAAAAAAGCAATGATATTAACAATGCTTTTGTGAAGATAGAAAACGACCCACGTGTAACCAAAGTAGGTCGATTTATACGAAAATTCAGCATCGACGAACTTCCACAGCTTTTCAACATACTTCGCGGAGATATGTCTATTGTGGGCAATCGTCCACTACCACTTTACGAGGCTGAAAAATTAACAGCAGATGAATACATAGACCGATTTATTGCTCCAGCCGGTCTTACCGGTTTATGGCAGGTAGAGCGCAGAGGCAATGGTGGTAAGATGTCAGCTGAAGAACGCAAACAATTAGATATTAAATATGGACGCACGTATAGTTTTTCATTAGACTTAAAGATAATATTTAAAACACTTACTGCGTTTATACAGAAAGACGACGTATAA
- a CDS encoding response regulator transcription factor has product MKKKILILDDKETIAKVLSIYLMSDYDVVWLPDGIQGVKWLQAGNTPDLIISDIRMPGMRGDDFLEWIKQNELFRHIPVIMLSSEDSTSERIRLLEIGAEDYIVKPFNPIELKIRVKKIIQ; this is encoded by the coding sequence ATGAAGAAGAAAATATTAATATTAGACGACAAAGAAACCATAGCCAAAGTTCTATCAATATATTTGATGAGTGACTATGATGTTGTATGGTTGCCAGATGGCATACAAGGTGTAAAATGGCTTCAAGCCGGTAATACCCCGGACCTTATTATATCAGATATAAGGATGCCTGGAATGCGTGGAGATGACTTTTTGGAATGGATTAAACAGAACGAGCTTTTCCGCCACATACCGGTAATTATGCTTAGCAGTGAAGACAGTACAAGTGAACGTATCCGCCTGCTCGAAATTGGAGCTGAAGATTATATTGTAAAACCATTTAATCCTATTGAGCTCAAAATAAGAGTAAAGAAAATAATTCAGTAA
- a CDS encoding xylulokinase: MNNRFLLGIDVGSSSVKASLVNADTGKCAASAFFPDREAPITAVKAGWAEQDPQMWWDNFKLALAKCMDETGAKADDIKAIGISYQMHGLVCVDKDQNVLRPSIIWCDSRAVPYGERAFREIGQEQCLQHLLNSPGNFTAAKLAWVKENEPDKFAKIDKFMLPGDYIAMKMSGEINTTIGGLSEGMFWDFKEGRVADFLMKYYGFDSSLVPNIVDTFSVQSEVSASAAKELGLKEGTPISYRAGDQPNNAVSLNVFNPGEIASTAGTSGVVYGVLGDVNYDKKSRVNTFAHVNYSKEQTRLGVLLCINGTGILNAWIRRNVAPEGISYAEMNKMIADVPIGSEGVVAIPFGNGAERVLENREIGCSINGVNFNKHGKAHLMRAAQEGIVFSFCYGMEIMQQMGMDIHKIHAGKANMFLSDVFRDTLAGVSGATIELYDTDGSVGAAKGAGIGAGIYKDHDEAFATLEKLQVIEPDEKHRTEYLHAYAEWKEQLIQKINN, encoded by the coding sequence ATGAATAACAGATTTTTATTGGGTATTGATGTAGGCAGCTCGTCTGTCAAAGCATCATTAGTAAATGCGGACACTGGTAAATGTGCGGCTTCTGCTTTCTTTCCAGACAGGGAGGCTCCTATTACTGCTGTAAAGGCTGGATGGGCTGAACAGGATCCGCAAATGTGGTGGGACAACTTTAAGTTGGCTCTGGCTAAGTGTATGGATGAAACTGGCGCTAAGGCTGATGATATAAAGGCTATTGGTATTTCTTATCAGATGCATGGATTGGTTTGCGTTGATAAAGACCAAAATGTTTTGCGCCCTTCTATTATATGGTGCGATTCTCGTGCAGTACCTTATGGAGAAAGAGCTTTCCGTGAAATAGGGCAGGAACAATGTCTTCAGCATTTGCTGAACTCTCCCGGTAACTTTACTGCAGCCAAACTTGCGTGGGTTAAGGAAAACGAACCGGATAAATTCGCTAAAATTGATAAGTTCATGCTTCCCGGCGATTATATCGCAATGAAGATGAGCGGTGAAATAAATACAACAATAGGTGGACTTAGTGAGGGTATGTTTTGGGACTTTAAAGAGGGTCGCGTAGCAGATTTCTTGATGAAATATTATGGATTCGACTCTTCTCTGGTACCTAATATTGTTGATACATTTAGTGTTCAGAGTGAAGTATCTGCTTCTGCGGCTAAGGAGCTCGGTCTGAAAGAGGGAACCCCGATCTCTTATCGTGCTGGAGACCAGCCGAATAATGCAGTATCTCTTAATGTATTCAATCCGGGAGAGATTGCATCAACAGCCGGTACATCAGGAGTTGTATATGGTGTGCTTGGTGATGTAAACTATGATAAGAAGAGTAGAGTAAATACATTCGCTCATGTGAATTATAGTAAGGAACAGACTCGTTTAGGAGTGCTTTTGTGCATCAATGGTACGGGAATCCTTAATGCATGGATACGCAGAAATGTTGCTCCTGAAGGAATCAGTTATGCTGAAATGAACAAGATGATTGCTGATGTGCCAATTGGTTCTGAAGGAGTTGTTGCAATTCCTTTTGGAAATGGTGCAGAGCGTGTATTGGAAAATCGTGAAATAGGATGCTCTATAAATGGAGTTAACTTTAATAAACATGGTAAGGCTCATCTGATGAGAGCAGCTCAAGAGGGTATCGTTTTTAGTTTCTGTTATGGAATGGAAATAATGCAACAAATGGGCATGGATATCCATAAAATACATGCAGGAAAAGCAAATATGTTTTTGAGTGATGTATTCAGGGATACTCTTGCTGGCGTATCAGGCGCGACCATCGAGCTATATGATACAGATGGTAGCGTAGGTGCAGCTAAAGGAGCTGGTATAGGTGCCGGAATATATAAGGATCATGATGAGGCTTTCGCTACTCTGGAGAAGTTGCAAGTAATTGAACCCGATGAAAAACATCGTACAGAATATCTGCATGCTTATGCCGAATGGAAGGAACAGTTAATACAGAAAATAAATAATTAA
- the xylA gene encoding xylose isomerase, producing the protein MAKEYFPQVGKIKFEGKESKNPMAYHYYDAEKVIMGKKMKDWLKFAMAWWHTLGQASGDQFGGGTRIYAWDDSEDAVQRAKDKMDAGFEIMKKLGIQYFCFHDVDLVDPDDDIAKYEANLKAVTDYAQEKMKGTDIKLLWGTANVFSHKRYMNGAATNPDFDVVARAAVQIKNAIDATIKLGGTNYVFWGGREGYMSLLNTQMQREKDHLAKMLTAARDYARAKGFKGTFLIEPKPMEPTKHQYDVDVETVIGFLRANGLDKDFKVNIEVNHATLAHHTFDHELAVAVDNGMLGSIDANRGDYQNGWDTDQFPIDNWELIQAMIQIIRNGGLGNGGSNFDAKLRRNSTDPEDIFIAHISGMDAMARALENAADLLENSPLQNMVKERYSSFDGGEGKKFEDGKMTIEDLVAYAKKNGEPKQTSGKQELYEAIVNMYCK; encoded by the coding sequence ATGGCAAAAGAGTATTTTCCACAAGTAGGAAAAATCAAATTCGAAGGTAAAGAAAGTAAAAACCCAATGGCTTATCATTATTATGATGCTGAAAAAGTTATTATGGGTAAAAAAATGAAAGATTGGCTGAAGTTCGCTATGGCTTGGTGGCATACACTGGGACAGGCAAGTGGTGACCAATTTGGTGGCGGTACACGTATTTATGCATGGGATGATTCAGAAGATGCAGTTCAGCGTGCAAAGGACAAAATGGATGCTGGTTTCGAAATAATGAAGAAATTGGGCATACAGTATTTCTGTTTCCATGATGTAGATCTTGTTGATCCGGATGATGATATCGCTAAATATGAGGCTAACCTTAAGGCTGTTACTGACTATGCTCAGGAAAAGATGAAAGGAACAGATATTAAGCTTCTATGGGGTACTGCTAATGTATTCAGTCACAAGCGTTATATGAATGGTGCTGCTACAAATCCTGATTTTGATGTTGTGGCTCGTGCTGCTGTTCAGATCAAAAATGCTATCGACGCAACAATAAAATTAGGTGGTACTAATTATGTATTCTGGGGTGGACGTGAAGGTTATATGAGTCTTCTAAACACTCAAATGCAGCGTGAGAAGGATCACTTGGCTAAGATGTTGACAGCTGCACGCGACTATGCTCGTGCTAAAGGCTTTAAGGGAACATTCCTGATTGAGCCAAAACCAATGGAACCAACAAAGCATCAGTATGATGTAGATGTAGAGACTGTTATCGGTTTCTTGCGTGCTAATGGTCTTGATAAGGACTTCAAGGTTAATATTGAGGTAAATCATGCTACATTGGCTCATCATACATTTGATCATGAATTGGCTGTTGCTGTTGATAATGGAATGCTTGGAAGTATCGATGCTAACCGTGGTGATTATCAGAATGGTTGGGATACAGACCAGTTCCCTATTGATAATTGGGAGTTAATTCAGGCTATGATTCAGATTATCCGTAATGGTGGTCTTGGCAATGGTGGTAGCAATTTCGATGCTAAACTTCGTCGTAATTCTACTGATCCTGAGGATATATTTATCGCTCATATAAGTGGAATGGATGCTATGGCACGTGCTCTTGAAAATGCTGCTGATCTACTCGAGAATTCTCCTTTGCAGAATATGGTTAAGGAGCGTTATTCTTCATTTGATGGTGGAGAAGGTAAAAAATTCGAGGATGGCAAAATGACTATAGAGGATTTAGTAGCTTATGCTAAGAAGAATGGTGAGCCTAAACAGACCAGTGGAAAGCAGGAATTGTATGAGGCTATTGTAAATATGTATTGTAAGTAA
- a CDS encoding mannose-1-phosphate guanylyltransferase has product MARINNHVVIMAGGVGSRFWPMSTVEHPKQFIDVLGCGKTLLQLTVDRFEGICDAKNIWVVTNIDYMNIVKEQLPEIPETNILCEPCRRNTAPCICYVSWKIKATDPKANIVVTPSDHIVTNPVEFRRVITDCLQFTSETDAIVTLGMKPFRPETGYGYIQADLTSSSPRNKEIYRVYSFREKPDMETAQQYIRKNNYFWNSGIFVWNVSTIVNAFRVYEPAMSKIFESMLPIYGTDKEADEINKRFPDCDSISVDYAIMEKAEEIFVCPADFGWSDLGTWGSLLAQTKKDLYGNSCIGNNITLYETRNCMIHTTQEKRVVIQGLDGYIVAEKDDTLLICKLSDEQRIKQFSEI; this is encoded by the coding sequence ATGGCTCGAATTAACAATCATGTAGTTATTATGGCAGGCGGTGTTGGCAGTCGTTTCTGGCCAATGAGTACCGTGGAACATCCAAAGCAATTTATTGATGTCTTGGGATGTGGAAAAACTTTGTTACAATTAACTGTAGATCGTTTCGAAGGTATTTGTGATGCCAAAAACATATGGGTGGTCACAAATATAGATTATATGAATATAGTTAAGGAACAGTTGCCTGAAATACCTGAAACGAATATATTATGCGAACCATGTAGAAGAAATACTGCTCCTTGTATCTGTTATGTAAGTTGGAAAATCAAGGCTACTGATCCAAAAGCTAATATCGTTGTTACTCCTAGTGATCATATTGTAACCAATCCAGTGGAATTTAGACGAGTTATCACAGACTGTCTTCAGTTTACATCAGAGACAGATGCAATAGTAACGCTTGGCATGAAGCCTTTCAGACCTGAAACGGGTTATGGATATATTCAGGCAGATCTTACAAGCAGCTCGCCTCGTAATAAGGAAATTTATCGAGTTTATTCTTTTCGTGAAAAACCTGATATGGAGACAGCCCAGCAATATATCAGGAAAAATAATTATTTTTGGAATTCCGGTATATTTGTTTGGAACGTAAGTACGATAGTAAATGCTTTCCGCGTTTATGAGCCCGCAATGTCTAAAATATTCGAATCTATGTTACCTATTTATGGTACAGATAAGGAGGCAGATGAAATTAATAAGCGTTTCCCTGACTGTGATAGTATTTCTGTAGACTATGCGATAATGGAGAAGGCTGAAGAAATATTTGTTTGCCCGGCTGACTTTGGATGGAGTGACTTAGGAACGTGGGGCTCTTTGCTTGCTCAAACTAAAAAAGACTTGTATGGTAACAGTTGTATAGGTAATAACATAACTTTGTATGAAACGCGTAATTGCATGATACATACCACGCAAGAAAAAAGGGTTGTAATTCAAGGGCTTGATGGCTATATCGTAGCAGAAAAAGATGATACGTTACTGATATGTAAGTTGAGTGACGAGCAGAGAATAAAACAATTCTCAGAGATTTGA
- the gmd gene encoding GDP-mannose 4,6-dehydratase, which produces MDKKVALITGITGQDGSYLAEFLIEKGYEVHGVLRRSSSFNTGRIEHLYLDEWVRDMKKTRLVNLHWGDMTDSSSLVRIISEIKPTEIYNLAAQSHVKVSFDVPEYSAEADAVGVLRLLEAVRICGLDKCCRIYQASTSELFGKVQEVPQKETTPFYPRSPYSVAKLYGYWIMKNYRESYDMYCCNGILFNHESERRGENFVTRKITLAACRISQGYQDKLYLGNMDARRDWGYAKDYVECMWLILQQERPDDFVIATGEMHTVREFCTLAFKEAGIDLRWEGKGAEEKGIDVKTGNVLVEVDPKYFRPCEVEQLLGDPTKARTTLGWNPTKTTFPELIKIMVEHDMKFVRKLYLKAQLPE; this is translated from the coding sequence ATGGATAAAAAAGTTGCACTAATCACAGGAATTACCGGACAGGATGGTTCTTACCTGGCAGAGTTTTTGATAGAAAAAGGCTATGAGGTACATGGCGTCTTACGTCGTTCTTCTTCATTCAATACAGGTCGTATAGAGCATCTGTATCTAGATGAATGGGTGCGTGATATGAAAAAGACCCGTTTGGTAAATCTCCATTGGGGTGATATGACTGATTCTTCTTCATTGGTAAGAATAATAAGTGAGATAAAACCTACTGAAATATATAATCTAGCAGCACAGAGTCATGTAAAAGTATCTTTTGATGTCCCTGAATATAGTGCGGAAGCAGATGCGGTAGGTGTTTTACGTCTGCTAGAGGCTGTCCGTATTTGCGGTTTGGATAAATGCTGCCGTATATATCAGGCTTCTACGTCAGAACTATTTGGTAAGGTGCAGGAAGTACCCCAGAAGGAGACAACTCCATTCTATCCCCGTAGTCCTTATTCAGTAGCAAAACTTTATGGTTATTGGATAATGAAGAACTATCGTGAGAGTTATGATATGTACTGTTGTAATGGTATATTATTCAATCATGAGAGTGAGCGCCGTGGTGAAAACTTTGTGACTCGCAAAATAACATTGGCAGCCTGTCGTATATCTCAGGGCTATCAGGATAAATTGTATCTAGGTAATATGGATGCACGTAGAGACTGGGGCTATGCCAAGGATTATGTGGAGTGCATGTGGCTTATACTGCAACAGGAAAGACCTGATGATTTCGTTATCGCAACAGGTGAGATGCATACAGTAAGAGAATTCTGCACACTTGCATTCAAAGAAGCCGGAATAGATTTGCGTTGGGAAGGTAAAGGCGCAGAAGAGAAGGGTATTGATGTGAAAACAGGCAATGTCCTGGTAGAGGTTGATCCAAAATACTTCCGTCCTTGTGAGGTAGAACAGTTACTTGGTGATCCGACCAAAGCGAGAACAACTTTGGGTTGGAATCCAACGAAGACAACATTCCCGGAATTGATTAAAATAATGGTTGAACATGATATGAAATTCGTGCGTAAATTATACCTTAAGGCTCAATTACCAGAATAA